The genomic window CACAAGGTCCGCAAGGCGCTGATCGAGTGCCTGCAGCCGAACCGTCGAGTCGAGGTATCGGTGACCGGCACCAAGCCACAATAAGTCCGGCAACCGTCGTATCATCAAAGCCCTGCGCAAGCAGGGCTTTTTTGTTGCCCGCTCGCCACCTCCGCATCCGATCATCGTGAGCGCGACAGCCGCCCCCGTCACCGCCATCGAAGCACGCTGGGTATTGCCCGTCGAGCCGGCAGGGTGCGTGTTGCCCGAGCACACCGTGCTCGTCTCCGAGGGCGTGATCCGCGACATCCTGCCGACTGCCGCGGCGAGAACACAGATGCCGGCAGCGGAACGGATCGCGTTGGCGGACCATCTGTTGCTGCCCGGCCTCGTCAACCTGCACACCCACGCGGCGATGACGCTGATGCGCGGGCTTGCCGACGATCTGCCGCTGATGGAGTGGCTGACGGCGCACATCTGGCCGGCCGAGCGCGCGCACGCGTCGGAGTCGTTCGTCGAGGACGGCACGCTGATCGCGTGTGCGGAGATGCTCCGCGGCGGCGTGACCTGCTTCAACGACATGTATTTCTACCCGGAAGCGGCGGCGCGCGCGGCTCTTCAGGCCGGCATGCGTGCGGCGCTCGGCATGATCGTCATCGACTTTCCGACCGCGTATGCGTCCGACCCGCAGGACTATCTCGCCAAGGGGCTCGCGACGCGCGATGCGTTCAGGCACGAACCGCTGCTCACCTTCTGCATGGCGCCGCACGCGCCGTACACCGTGGCCGACCGCAGTCTGGCGCAGGTGCTCACGCTGTCCGAGCAGCTGGCGGTGCCGATTCACCTGCATTTGCACGAAACCGAAGGCGAAATCGCGCAGGATCAGGCGAAACACGGCGTGCGCCCGCTCGCGCGCCTGCACGCGCTCGGCATGCTGAGCCCGAACCTGATCGCCGTGCACGCCATCCACCTGCAGGGATCGGAGATCGAGCTCCTGGCCGCGCACGGCTGTCACGTCGCCCACTGTCCGTCGTCCAACCTCAAGCTCGCGAGCGGCTTCGCACCGGTGGCGGAGTATCTCGACGCCGGCATCAACGTCGGGCTCGGCACTGACGGTGCCGCCAGCAACAATCGGCTCGACCTCATGCAGGAGATGCGGCTCGCTGCGCTGCTCGGCAAAGCCGTGCGTGGACGCGCCGACGCACTGCCCGCGCACGCCGCCGTGCGCATGGCCACGCTGGCAGGAGCGACCGCGCTCGGGCTCGAGCGGCGGGTGGGCTCGATCGTGGCCGGCAAGGAAGCCGACCTTACGGCGGTGAACCTCGCCACCCTGCCGATGTCGCCGTGCTTCGATCCGGTGTCGCACTTGGTCTACTGCGCCGGCCGCCAGGACGTGACCGACGTCTGGATCGCCGGGCGCCGCGTCCTGCAGGCCGGCCACCTCACCACCCTCAACGAACAGGAGCTGCTCGCCCGCGCGCTGCGCTGGCAGGAGCGGCTGCAGGGATAAACCATGTCGAACGTCGATCCGGCCGAGATCCAGAAATTCAGCGCCCTCGCCCACCGGTGGTGGGACCCGAAGAGCGAATTCCGCCCGCTCCACGAAATGAATCCCGTGCGCACCGATTACATCGACAGCCGCGCCGGACTCGCCGGGAAGACCGTGCTCGACGTCGGCTGCGGCGGCGGGATCCTGTGCGAAGGGATGGCGGCGCGTGGTGCCACCGTCACCGGCATCGACCTCGCCGACAAGCCGCTCAAGGTCGCCCAGCTGCACCTGTACGAAAGCGGGCACAAGGTCGAATACCTGAAGATCAGCGCAGAGGACATGGCGCGCGAACGCCCGCACGCGTTCGACGTCGTCACCTGCTGCGAGATGCTGGAGCACGTGCCCGACCCCGCGAGGACGGTGCGCGCGTGCCGCGACGCGCTCAAACCGGGCGGTCACGCCTTCTTCGCGACGCTGAACCGCAATGCGAAGTCGTTCCTGCTGGCGATCGTCGGCGCCGAGTACGTGCTGCGGCTGCTGCCGCGCGGCACGCACGAGTACGCCAAGTTCATCAGGCCGTCCGAACTCGCCGGCTTCTGCCGCGAAGCCGGCCTCGCCGTGGCGGACATCACCGGCATGACCTACAACCCGCTCACCCAAACCTTCGCGCTCGGGCGTGATACCGACGTCAACTACCTCCTGCACGCCATCGCACCATGATCCGCGCGGTACTGTTCGATCTCGACGGCACCCTTGCCGATACCGCACCCGATCTCGCCCGCGCCCTCAACCTGCAGCGCACCGTTCGCGGGCTGCTGCCGCTGCCGGTGAGTTACCTGCGCCGTTATGCCTCAATGGGCGCGCGCG from Betaproteobacteria bacterium includes these protein-coding regions:
- the ubiG gene encoding bifunctional 2-polyprenyl-6-hydroxyphenol methylase/3-demethylubiquinol 3-O-methyltransferase UbiG, whose protein sequence is MSNVDPAEIQKFSALAHRWWDPKSEFRPLHEMNPVRTDYIDSRAGLAGKTVLDVGCGGGILCEGMAARGATVTGIDLADKPLKVAQLHLYESGHKVEYLKISAEDMARERPHAFDVVTCCEMLEHVPDPARTVRACRDALKPGGHAFFATLNRNAKSFLLAIVGAEYVLRLLPRGTHEYAKFIRPSELAGFCREAGLAVADITGMTYNPLTQTFALGRDTDVNYLLHAIAP
- a CDS encoding TRZ/ATZ family hydrolase; this encodes MSATAAPVTAIEARWVLPVEPAGCVLPEHTVLVSEGVIRDILPTAAARTQMPAAERIALADHLLLPGLVNLHTHAAMTLMRGLADDLPLMEWLTAHIWPAERAHASESFVEDGTLIACAEMLRGGVTCFNDMYFYPEAAARAALQAGMRAALGMIVIDFPTAYASDPQDYLAKGLATRDAFRHEPLLTFCMAPHAPYTVADRSLAQVLTLSEQLAVPIHLHLHETEGEIAQDQAKHGVRPLARLHALGMLSPNLIAVHAIHLQGSEIELLAAHGCHVAHCPSSNLKLASGFAPVAEYLDAGINVGLGTDGAASNNRLDLMQEMRLAALLGKAVRGRADALPAHAAVRMATLAGATALGLERRVGSIVAGKEADLTAVNLATLPMSPCFDPVSHLVYCAGRQDVTDVWIAGRRVLQAGHLTTLNEQELLARALRWQERLQG